The window tttcatttttacgctcaacttaaattaaaaaatctcaatctATAATTATGGTATtcaattaagaatatataccAAGTGTCAATTTGACCAACACTTGAGGGAAATTTGcattttctctcaatttaCATTTAGCTTGAAAAATAGGCCATAAACTTGTTATATTAGGTTGGAAGAGAAACTATATTTTTCGGAAATTGCATGCCAATCAATACGTTTTGCCATTTTCAGTCCGGCCATTAGAATGAGTTCACTTCTACTTTTAGAAATTATTCCACCACACATGATACTACTCcttaaaactatttttcatattctatctcatattttaccaatttggCACTAAAACTCGTGTTATTCTTTAAGTCTTTATTAAAGGTAGGATATGAATAtgatggagtatatttcaTTGATTTATCCCATGATTCGAAGTAAACACTTTTAATATCCGATCGCTAATTTCCAACTTGAAGAAACAATAACACTAAAAGTATGCATTCAAGTGAAAACCAAAACCAGGGCCTATAAATTGTGGGCAGGTAGGTacttttatgattttatcttTCCACAGTGAGTTATAGTAGTCCATAAAAGTGCTATATATACACCCCCACAAATCCCATTTCTTCATTCATCTAATACATAGTTAGAATGGCAATCTCCAAAGACAACCTCAACACCCCAAAATCTCACTATGCATCACAAATCTTTCTCAGAATATTGGCCATTGCAACTACCCTCTCTGCTGCATGCCTTATGATCACCAACAAGCAAGCCACGCTTGTCTTCGGAATCCAAGTCGACGCCCGTTACTCCTATTCCCCCGCTTTCAAGTACTATCATTCAAACCCAacacaataattaataatatacacacaaacatttctttgtttttataatatcATATATATTGCAGGTTTTACGCATTCGCAAATATTGTCGCGTTTGCACTGTCAGTTTTGTCAATGATTGCCGTGTTCTTGATGGAGAGAAAGCCACTCAACTCAACCTACTACTTCTGCTTATTCCTCCATGACTTGGTACACTTTAACCTCAATTCAAATCACCTCCTTTTAAATATAGATGTTAACAGATTATCACTGTTTTTGTGTTAATTCTTTCAACAGACTGTTACTGTTTTGTTAATGGCTGGATTAGGCGCCGCGATGTCGATTGCATATGTGGGCAAATTTGGCAACTCCCACGCCGGTTGGATGCAGATTTGTGATCATTTTGGCAAGTTTTGCAACAGAGTGATTGCTTCTTCAGTTGTTGGATTCTTGGgactttttgtttatttaatcctCACTATCGTCTCCGCTAACCAATCAAGGAAAATCCCACCTTCAATTTAAAGCTAGATTTCTTTATGTAATAATGtgtagtattaatttgttggtgtattaattatattcatgTATGGGTTTGGCCGAATCCAATTGCTTGTCTATTTAATTACGATCATAATAAAATCATTCCTTTTTATTGATTGTTTTATTGAACTCAAATACCATGGGTCACGTTAAAAACCACATGAAACTAGATTATCTCATTTTGTTAGATATGGGTAAAATACGAATATTAAGTAGGATACACAATAAAAAGCTACATGCATGAATGGGGGAAAAATCACATGTGATTGCCAAAAAGTTATATAGCCCCTGaaatttcttctcattttactatttcttttttaaacatattttaggCTTCAAGTTATATTCCTTTCTCTATCGTAATTCATAGCATTACCGCTACAGTTTgttttctatatctatatatctCTTTTTTGTAACTTTGGAAAAATGAACCAATGAAGTCTTgtcttcttttaatttttttttgaattacagtacaattttttatatctatacCTAgctaaatttgaattttctattATCCCTAGCATTTCCTCAGatgatttaataattactACAATGATTccatttaactattttattttatatttaatactttaatctatatttttgtttagtgAATTATGTTTATTATGCTGCTAGCGCTAGTAAAAGGTGCACGCTGGTAAAAAGTGGACGCTAGTAAAAAAGGAGTATATAGTATACTACTTGGAAATAAGTTGTTTTTTAACCTTGTTTACAAGAGttacaattatattaaaagtatatattgaattaattactagaacgatatatagtactccctccgttccatagtaatggaggcgtttctgCCCGCAAGGGCTTAGCGCAGTTGGTTCCGGGGGAGCAGATATTGCTACAAGGAGCTGGGTTCGAATCCCACTACTGGCGTGTGGGAGCTTCCATCTCTCAGGCACAAGTGTGAGGCCTTGAGAGATGGGCTCTTATCAGGACAGTGGGTTGAAGACCTCCTCTCTAACGGGCCGCTGTATACCCTGATTGAACTCCCTCACAAACTGTCGGGCCGGGGTGTGGGGGCGGCTGGGGTGACCGCATCACCTTTTTGCTACaaggaggcgtttcttttcggcacggagattaagaaaaattgtgttaggtgagttaagtaaatggagaataaagtggaaaatgaaaaaggtagagagatgaagagagaaaaaagtaagagagtaaagtaggtgtagaaaaatgtgttgacttttactaaaaagagaaatgactctattactaccaaaatgacaaaatgactctattactatggaacggatggagtacatttttacagtattacataattatatcaattcgCAATTACTTTAATATCAGTTaaacaatacaaaatatatcGGTTCCTGACTCAATATCAGTTCGCTAATTTATGAATATCGAGAactgaaatattttgtaatgtcaactgatattaaattttcatttataataaattctcACCTGAACCACACTCGTTACTAAAATAATACGTACGTTAATCCGAATTTTATGTATCACTATATGTTACTATTACtaccactttttttttaaggtCATAAAGAATAACAATGTGTATTATGCTAGTCACATTATTGTATAATAAGctataaattgtaaatgaaTGGCAGCGTTAGgaaaattacaagtaataTGGTGATCAGAAAAAT is drawn from Salvia hispanica cultivar TCC Black 2014 chromosome 6, UniMelb_Shisp_WGS_1.0, whole genome shotgun sequence and contains these coding sequences:
- the LOC125192172 gene encoding CASP-like protein 1F1, which translates into the protein MAISKDNLNTPKSHYASQIFLRILAIATTLSAACLMITNKQATLVFGIQVDARYSYSPAFKFYAFANIVAFALSVLSMIAVFLMERKPLNSTYYFCLFLHDLTVTVLLMAGLGAAMSIAYVGKFGNSHAGWMQICDHFGKFCNRVIASSVVGFLGLFVYLILTIVSANQSRKIPPSI